GGAGTCTCCACCTCTGGGTgtctggctgcctttctggaggAGATGCTGCAGCCAGACAAGTTAATGGCTCAATATAGGGGGAACTGTGGGAAATCTAAGGGCCAGAATAGATGAcccaatggtccctgctggccttgagTGCTGTGAAATGGGAGAGAAGGCCTGTCACTTTAAGAGGCTGTGGAATGGGAAGACAGCTCATGGCCATGGGCCTGAAGCCACACCCCAGGCCTCTAGAAGGTCACCCACACTTTGAGAACATCTGGATGCCTGTCTTAATGGCAGGACTTGGGCCCAACCCTTATTACCAGCATACACCTCCACTGGGGCTcgttcccccattttacagagagaccAGCACAGCAGCAGACCACAGCAGAGCCTCATTTCATGTGAGTGGAGAGTTCTTGCAGCTGTTGGCTCTGCTCATTTACCAGGCTCTCCACCAAAGTCACTTGGGGAGCAGGGCTTCCGTGAACAATGTTGTTACAGAGGTAAAACCACACCAAGCTcacacctggccaacagctgggTTTCTATTGCTGACCTCCTCACAGGTCAATAATGGAGCATGAAATGGTGTGAGCCAATTAGAGTACATATGCAAATATCTGCATTCTGATTGGCTTAAAGTCAATTTTCTACTAGTGGCTAGCATGTCTGGGGCCTCCTCTACTAGAGTAGCTAATGTTAACTTTCTGGACCATGAACTTTGTCTCCTAATGCAGTGAAGAATGTATTCAGAACCCATGTAATACAGAGAGACTTCATTCCACTCATTTATACCAGCCACAGTTACTCCAGGGTAAGAGAAAGTAGAATCAAGTCTTTTTCTTGGCTTAGCTTCGTGATTTGCTTTCCCTAAAGGTGTCTATTGACACAAGCCAATACATgtgtttttgtttaataaatcttCAGGTATATTATTTTCAGAGTCAACACCTACCTCCTGGGCAAGTTGAGAAGAGACAATAATTAACAGAAATTGTGTATAAATGGGGCATCAGTGAGAATTCTACTAGCATATGGGAGAGCGTGAAAGGTTTTTTTCAGTGCTAGGGGTTAGCTGAAATCTCTTGGCAAGCAGTTTATGTGCTTTCTGCATGATCTAAAATGCATCTTATCACAAGAAGATTGCAGAGAAGTTCCCTTGGGAAGATAATCTTAATGAAataggatttttgttttgttttggaaaactATGTCAATTTTTAATCTTACCTTACTGTCACAAAGTTGATgacaaaaagggaaaatatagacCACTTTATCATAGCCTGAAGACTCAGGAATccttgatttcatttttttttggttaaaaatgaGTTAAAACTGAACAtactgagactttttttttttaaattttgtgttCCTTATATAAAGGAAGTACATGGTAAGAGCTAGAAAATTTACTGCACCTACCTTATTAACTAGACAAAATTCTTTCTCCTGCTTCTCCTGTATTTCACGATCCTTTGCTACAATACACacaagagaaaattaaaaaaaaaccctcaaactaAAACTGTTACAGCCCAGCAGAAAATTTAGTTTTTACCAGccattttttttccttgcaaAAGAACAAACAGCTCTGTTAGCATAACTGAGCACCCTCCCCTTTATACACTTCAGTAGCTGGCTTGTCTTTGGCCTGGGCTAACTGGAGGGATTTGCCTAGTTGAAAGGCAGCTGTCACATTAAGCATATCAGAGTTAAACTGAGGCAACTGAGAATAACAGAAGCAGGGGGGATAAGGTCCTTTGCATGATGCATATCAGCTGATTGCTCTTCATGggctgcagtgttgtagccatgtgggtcccaagatattagcgagacaaggggAGGGTCACTTAACTCACATAATTGTGTACTTGGTTATGGGAGAGCAACTAGCTCTGGTTAGTAGAGGGGCATCTGAGCATCGTTAACAAGCTACTTTAAAAATATTGCAGGGGGTTTTATCACTTAAAGTGCCAGTGAAACATTGGGACACAGCTGCAGTGTGTGTTTGGGCTGACAGGAGGCTGGGAGAGGACAACCGTTCAGTGGGCTGTTAGCAAAAAAACTCCTTGCATGTCAGGCAGCAGAGCAGCTATTGCTTTGTCTGTTAAGCTCTGCCTTGGTTATGAGGACTGATTATATTCCAGAGGCCCCAGCCAAAGATCAAGGCAGCAGCATTGTGCTAGTTGCTATACAAATACATAGTAAGAGGCAATTgctgccctggggagctgctgtagACAGacatcaccagcaggaggcagggctgcacagaggggttctggggcccagggcaaaatcTGAACCTGAGAACCCCCACCCTTCCCAGAATATTACCACCAAGGTGGGAGCTGGAGCTCTGTCATTAACACCCACCCACCTATCAGAATGATCATAAGGAACGTTGGCTGGATTTCACTGGTGCTATCCCAGCTGTGCTGTGTTGGGAGCTGGCACAGATGTGTGAGAGAGGCCCAGGCAAAAGGCATTTTTGGGTGTGCAAAGCCCCACAATGTGGGCTGGGGGCCAATCCCTGCTCTTGATCGCTGAAGGGTCACTCAGGAGTAGTGTGGCTAACATCAgctcagagccagggctgggatgtCTTGGCTTTACCATGTGATGAGGGGCTCAGAACCTTCTGCCACGCGTGTTGTGGAGAAAGCCTGCAGCTTGGACTGGAGCGAGCAGCAGAGAGAACAGCTTTCAgtctgggaggggagctgggtggcATTTGGGTCTCCGTAGCCTCTCGTGTGGGGTGAGTTCATTTCTGTTCTGTTGTTACTGGGGAGAAACCAGCTAGGGCCAGCGTGGTGAGCGAGGGGTGATACAGTGGCCCCAGCATCAGTGCTCTTAGggggtaaaaaaccccacatcCACTAAGTCACACTCCCCGCCAGGAAATGTCCCTCTCTTTGAGGCCAGGATGCACTTCACAAGGGTTAGCAGTTAGCTGCACCCATGCTAAACACTACAGAAAGCCACAGCCAGGGGAGGTGCAGGGTACAAAGGGTTAATGATGCAGTGTAGAAACAAAGGAAGGATCAATGTGTTTCCTGTGGCTGGCAGAACGTTCCTGTCTCCAGTGGGTGGCTGGAGCACTGACGAGGTCTATAAGGCTGCTAGTCCTACGTATCAAGGTGGGTTTGATCCCACCGATGAGCTGCACAGGGGGTTAATGGCAGAGGTGGTGAGACCCTTTCCTGGGGAAAGTGGGGCAGTTCCAGGAGCAAGGCATTACCAGAGGGACGGGGACTGTGTTTTCCAGGAGATTAGAGTGTTCCAGGAGATGAGGAAGTAGGAAGGCAGGTGTCTTTTCAATCTCACCCATTTAAAGGAGGAGGCAGGCATGGCTAGATCCTACCCTAGGAAGACAGCAGAGCAGTCCATGCCATAGTCTGAATAGCCCCAGACTGACTGGTGAATCACTACCCTACCCTGAGGTCCTACATATTCTTCTATACCAGCAAATATTGCTTAGCAAAGCCAGAAAGGACGTGGAGGCAGATAGGCCCAGTTCTCCACTTGCCTGCCCAGTGCATGGGGTCAGCATGTAGATCTCTTAGCTGTGGTGTGGAGAATGCCTCCAGGGCTCACCTTGCAGACCCACCTGTGCTGGGATGAGAAGGGGATCGGTGCCCCATAACACAACTCGCCTGAGCTGTGCTCTGGCCTGGGTGCAGGGGGCACGCACTGTGCTGGGTAGGGAGTGGAGCATATACATTTCTGTGCGGGGAGACGGGGATACGCCCTGAGTGGCATGTGAAACTCCTGCAGGccctactctctctctctgcacgcCAGGGGCTTGGCCACTCAGAGCAGCAAGGTGGAAATAGACCCTCGGAAGCGCCATGTGACCAATTTCTCTTTCCCCCCACAGGCCAGGGAGCAACGAGCTCAGACGCAGATGTGAACTGATCACGGCGGTGAGGGAAGGACAGAGATGCACTGGGACACCTGCCATGGTTCCCCCTTGTCCTGGTCCAGCCAGCCACGCTGCCTCCTCCCGGGACCCAGGTTCGTCCCTGCAAGCGCTGGGAGATCAGCCTCCATTGCCCAGCAGATTCATGCTTCACCCGCTGGGCCGCAGGACGTGCCCTCACCAGGAGCTGCTGGCTCAGGTTGACCGGAGTCCCACTTCCCCCGTCCCTGCGAGCTGCGCTCTCTACAACCGGCACCTGAATACAGTCCCTCTGGTGCGGCCCTGGGCTCAGGTGATGGCGAGGCCCACACCTCCCGCCACAGGAAGTCACTATGTCTACCCCACGGCCAGGTCTGCACCTGCATTGTCCCAGGTGGATCACAGCTGTACGCCTCCTCTCTCCACCAGCTGGGGCTTCTACTCCAGGGATCAGAGCTTGTCCCCTCCCTGGGAGCTCATGGAGCGAGCTAAACAGAGCCCTGTGCTGCCTGTGCCCAGATGCTACGCGGTGTTCTCCATGGACAGGAGCTCAGGGCCTTACCTGGCCCACAGAGCTCCAGCTGGCCagagccctgctccacctctgcccAGGACTTACGCCATTTACTCCCTCGAGCGGACCTTGTTCTCTCACCTGGACCCCTCGGTACAGCCTGGGCTGGGATCCTCTTCTGTCCCCGTCAGCTGCACTGTTTACTCCATGGACAGCtcgtctcccagcccagccccgctagCTCAGCCTGATCCTGACTCCCCTCTATTCCCACCACTTCTGCTGGCGGTGTACTCTGCGGGCCAGAGGTGCTGTCGTCCTCATCTGGAGCTGCTATCGCAGATTGACCGCAGCTACACTCCCCCGGTCCCAGCCAGCTGTGCTGTCTTCTCTCAGGACGCTCCACTCAACCCTTTGCCTGGATGGCTCGCGCCAAGCAGTTAGCCCCGGGGTCCATGCTGGCTAATCACCGGAGCAGCAACCCATCAGTTCCATTCCTCCGACTCATCAGGCTTCCTGCCCTTCTGCCCAGGCTCCCCTGGCATTGTGGCACCATGCACAACCTGCAGTTCCCCGCCCAGAGGGACTTTCCTCGCTGCCCCCTGGCACAACTCTCCTGCTTCAATCTCAGCACCTCAGAATAAAGCAAGAGCAGCTCACAAGTGGGCTCCACCACCTCTCGGGTGTTCTTGGTCTCCCACAGGGTGCCGGCAGGGCCCCTGCTGGATCCTAAGATCCTAGTGATCCACAGAACAGGGCAGCCCAAGGAACTGGGCAAACAACGCATGTTTTCTGCCCCCTCACTGTTCTTATAATGGCCTCATCCCAACCTGGCGTGGCCACAAGAGGGTCATGCTGTCACCAGGTCCCGGTCAGTCCTTGGACATCTTGGCTGGGAAGTGCCAGGTGTGCTGTGGGGTCAGTGATGTGACTGCCTGGCTCTCAGAGATAAATAGGACTTGGAGACATTACTGTGTTTCACCCAGGGCCCCAAATGCAGAGCAGCTAGGGGTGACAGTGGGCTTGACTGCCCGGGGCTGGATTTCAAACAATGGCCTAAGGGGGAAAAGGTTCCCTAAGCTAGCGAGGCCCTGGGATTCTCACCATTAACAGAGGGCTGGGTTCCAACCCTCCAACACACCTGGCGTAATATCTGCCCCCACATGGCGTCCCATCAGGCTGACTGGCCCAGAATG
Above is a genomic segment from Mauremys reevesii isolate NIE-2019 linkage group 8, ASM1616193v1, whole genome shotgun sequence containing:
- the LOC120369717 gene encoding vegetative cell wall protein gp1-like, whose protein sequence is MVPPCPGPASHAASSRDPGSSLQALGDQPPLPSRFMLHPLGRRTCPHQELLAQVDRSPTSPVPASCALYNRHLNTVPLVRPWAQVMARPTPPATGSHYVYPTARSAPALSQVDHSCTPPLSTSWGFYSRDQSLSPPWELMERAKQSPVLPVPRCYAVFSMDRSSGPYLAHRAPAGQSPAPPLPRTYAIYSLERTLFSHLDPSVQPGLGSSSVPVSCTVYSMDSSSPSPAPLAQPDPDSPLFPPLLLAVYSAGQRCCRPHLELLSQIDRSYTPPVPASCAVFSQDAPLNPLPGWLAPSS